Proteins from a single region of Parcubacteria group bacterium:
- a CDS encoding type I phosphomannose isomerase catalytic subunit yields MSWIIFQPIYKEAIWGGLNLATLFRRKLPQKSSHIAESWEIVDRPNNQSCVRYKQQKTTLREVILSDGAYVMGPRWDAQDRFPILVKLLDCNDRLSLQVHPPHEIAKKFGGDAKDEFWYVIETTKEEAQIFAGLKKGVTREIFIQALDQRNLESCLHAEKCEKGKSIFIPSGRLHAIDTGNVILEIQKNSTTTFRVYDWDRPGLDGKPRQLHIKESLSSTNFSDYEPHMHKNLSNAILATNSSFTVTATTIEHAGKPLALRANHCPRLLHVVEGTVFDQNTGAILHIGSTALLPYAESFSISTSDVAKVLVTRIHV; encoded by the coding sequence ATGTCGTGGATCATATTTCAACCAATTTACAAGGAGGCGATATGGGGCGGTCTCAATTTAGCAACGCTCTTTAGAAGAAAGTTGCCACAGAAATCTTCGCACATTGCAGAAAGCTGGGAAATTGTTGATCGACCCAATAATCAATCTTGCGTAAGGTATAAACAACAAAAGACAACATTGAGAGAGGTTATATTATCCGATGGTGCTTACGTGATGGGTCCGAGATGGGACGCACAAGATCGATTTCCGATACTTGTGAAATTATTGGATTGCAATGATCGCTTGAGTCTGCAAGTACATCCGCCACATGAAATAGCAAAAAAATTTGGTGGTGATGCTAAGGATGAATTTTGGTATGTGATAGAAACCACAAAGGAGGAAGCCCAAATTTTTGCCGGTTTGAAAAAAGGTGTGACGCGAGAAATTTTCATACAAGCATTGGATCAAAGGAACCTGGAGTCGTGTTTGCACGCGGAGAAATGTGAGAAAGGGAAGTCGATCTTTATCCCAAGTGGACGGTTGCATGCGATCGATACAGGGAATGTCATATTGGAAATTCAAAAGAATTCCACGACAACATTTCGTGTGTATGATTGGGATCGTCCCGGTCTCGATGGCAAACCGCGCCAATTGCATATTAAGGAGTCACTGTCTAGTACCAATTTCAGTGATTATGAACCGCATATGCATAAAAATCTCTCAAATGCGATTCTGGCGACGAATTCTTCATTTACTGTGACTGCAACAACGATCGAGCACGCTGGTAAGCCGCTAGCACTGAGAGCAAACCACTGTCCACGACTATTACATGTTGTGGAAGGCACAGTATTTGACCAGAACACTGGTGCAATTTTGCACATTGGGTCAACGGCTCTTCTGCCATATGCAGAAAGTTTCTCAATTTCCACAAGTGATGTTGCAAAAGTTCTTGTGACACGTATCCATGTGTGA
- the rpsT gene encoding 30S ribosomal protein S20 produces MPIIDAAKKYVKVTAKKTEANRKTRGAYRTAIKKLEKAIATNNTKEVDTYLKLSQKALDKAVQKNVIKKNTAARKKSRLNKKVVAMKKK; encoded by the coding sequence ATGCCAATCATCGATGCTGCAAAGAAGTATGTAAAAGTCACTGCAAAAAAAACCGAGGCAAATCGCAAAACCCGCGGTGCATATCGTACAGCAATCAAAAAACTCGAAAAAGCAATTGCAACCAATAACACAAAGGAGGTTGACACATATTTGAAACTTTCACAAAAAGCACTCGACAAAGCCGTGCAAAAGAATGTCATCAAAAAAAATACCGCCGCACGCAAAAAATCACGCCTCAACAAAAAAGTTGTTGCGATGAAGAAAAAATAA
- the ruvA gene encoding Holliday junction branch migration protein RuvA, whose product MIGYLKGSIIAKTKDAIIVDVHDVGYEVFMSGFAVEKVDGDVSLHIHTHVREQEISLYGFLTKEELRMFEMLISISGIGPKAALNILSIADVPTLSTAIAHKDTSILTRVSGIGKKTAEKVILELSGKVVAPIDAAIGNAMTHADAIDALRSLGYSASEARDALSNVPKDVKDVGECVRLALKYLGK is encoded by the coding sequence ATGATCGGTTATCTCAAAGGTTCTATTATCGCCAAGACCAAAGATGCTATTATTGTGGATGTTCATGATGTGGGATATGAGGTTTTTATGTCTGGTTTTGCTGTGGAAAAAGTTGATGGGGATGTATCTCTTCATATTCATACACATGTGCGCGAACAAGAAATTTCTCTCTATGGATTTTTGACAAAAGAGGAATTGCGGATGTTCGAGATGCTCATCAGCATTTCCGGTATCGGGCCAAAGGCGGCACTCAATATTCTTTCAATTGCCGACGTGCCGACATTGTCAACAGCGATCGCGCACAAAGACACAAGCATCCTCACAAGGGTATCCGGCATTGGCAAAAAAACAGCAGAAAAAGTCATCCTGGAACTTTCCGGAAAAGTTGTCGCACCAATCGATGCGGCAATCGGTAATGCGATGACACACGCTGATGCGATCGATGCATTACGCTCTCTCGGTTATAGCGCATCCGAAGCGCGCGATGCCTTGAGCAATGTGCCAAAGGACGTGAAAGATGTGGGCGAGTGTGTGCGATTGGCGCTTAAATATTTGGGCAAATAA
- the rsmI gene encoding 16S rRNA (cytidine(1402)-2'-O)-methyltransferase, which translates to MEKTCGVLYAVATPIGNLGDMTMRAIETLKTVDLIVCEDTRVTVKLLRHYEINTKTVSYHQHTTDDKAQRIIDEIIEGKNVAVVTDAGTPGISDPGNKLVALAVENGIRVEPIPGPSALGAIVSVAGIDLQKFLFLAYPPHKKGRQTFFHQVIASDVPVIYYDSVHRVIKNLHLLQELSEEEPHVIVGRELTKMHEEIVRGAVAEVLAYFAEHPDKVRGEFVVIVCK; encoded by the coding sequence ATGGAAAAAACATGCGGTGTATTATATGCAGTGGCAACGCCAATCGGTAATCTGGGCGATATGACCATGCGTGCGATCGAGACACTAAAGACTGTTGATCTGATCGTGTGCGAGGATACGCGTGTGACAGTAAAATTGTTGCGTCACTATGAGATCAACACCAAAACGGTTTCATATCATCAACATACAACGGATGACAAAGCACAGCGCATTATCGATGAGATCATCGAGGGAAAAAATGTTGCTGTCGTGACGGATGCCGGTACACCGGGCATCAGTGATCCGGGCAATAAACTTGTCGCATTGGCAGTTGAGAACGGTATTCGCGTTGAGCCGATTCCCGGTCCGTCGGCACTTGGCGCGATTGTTTCCGTTGCCGGCATTGATCTGCAGAAATTTCTCTTTTTGGCATATCCGCCACACAAAAAAGGACGACAAACATTCTTTCATCAGGTGATCGCATCTGATGTGCCGGTAATTTATTATGACAGCGTGCATCGTGTGATCAAAAATCTCCACCTCCTCCAAGAATTATCAGAAGAAGAACCACACGTGATCGTCGGACGCGAATTGACCAAAATGCATGAAGAGATCGTGCGTGGCGCAGTGGCGGAAGTGCTGGCGTATTTTGCAGAACATCCGGATAAAGTGCGTGGCGAATTTGTGGTTATTGTGTGCAAATAA
- a CDS encoding phage holin family protein: MTPSHKEESSPIESALSSPVVSAISELAGSLLKLAQDRIAERVEETANRITHNAVVTFTIVFVGIIGGVFVLTGFSLWLGSISHLGAWFGLLVVGILLFIVSLVVGLIRKK, from the coding sequence ATGACCCCATCTCACAAAGAAGAATCCTCACCAATAGAAAGTGCCCTCTCCTCGCCGGTTGTGTCCGCGATCTCCGAGCTTGCAGGATCGCTTCTCAAGCTCGCACAAGATCGTATCGCTGAACGCGTAGAGGAGACAGCAAATCGCATCACACACAATGCCGTTGTGACATTCACGATCGTATTTGTCGGTATCATCGGTGGTGTATTTGTCCTCACAGGATTTTCGCTCTGGCTCGGATCCATTTCACATCTCGGTGCATGGTTTGGATTGCTTGTTGTCGGCATCCTCCTTTTTATCGTTTCTCTTGTTGTTGGGCTTATCCGCAAGAAATAA
- a CDS encoding methionine--tRNA ligase, with product MTKNFYITTTLPYVNAAPHVGFASEIVYADARARFERLSGKDVVFNTGTDEHGSKIWQKATEAGKDPQTYVDEYATKFDELKNLLNLSYTHFIRTTDAHHISAAQEMWRRVDANGFIYKKQYSVKYCVGCELEKTDSELVDGECPLHPGKELELIDEENYFFKFSAFGEKLLALYKNNPEFVMPHKRLNEIASFVEGGLQDFSISRLKEKMPWGVAVPGDDDHVMYVWFDALTNYISTIGWFDDEKNFEKFWGTTDAPNAIQIAGKDNLRQQSAMWQAMLMAAELPTSKQIFINGFIGVDGQKMSKSLGNVIAPKEMVEKYGVDGTRYLLLTKSNFGEDRDISWDKMTAKYNADLANGLGNLTARIITLAGDLQYDAEKIEHIDLAEDVNAMQMNHALEKVWERVTRANKFIEDNKPWELRKNDEAKFTEVMVTLLQDLHTIAVALQPFMPESSEKIVSALKTRERVILFGRI from the coding sequence ATGACAAAAAATTTTTACATCACGACGACTTTGCCTTATGTTAATGCTGCGCCACATGTTGGTTTTGCCAGTGAGATCGTGTACGCAGATGCACGTGCACGCTTTGAACGACTCTCAGGCAAGGATGTGGTATTCAATACCGGTACAGATGAACATGGTAGTAAGATCTGGCAAAAGGCCACAGAAGCAGGAAAGGATCCGCAAACATATGTGGATGAATATGCGACAAAATTTGATGAGCTCAAAAATCTTTTGAATTTGAGTTACACACATTTCATCCGCACGACAGACGCGCATCACATATCTGCGGCACAGGAAATGTGGCGACGCGTGGATGCCAATGGCTTTATTTACAAAAAACAATACAGTGTGAAATATTGCGTCGGCTGTGAATTGGAAAAGACGGATAGTGAGTTGGTGGATGGAGAGTGTCCGCTACACCCTGGGAAAGAATTGGAACTTATCGATGAAGAAAACTATTTCTTTAAGTTCAGTGCATTTGGAGAAAAATTGCTTGCACTCTATAAAAACAACCCGGAGTTTGTTATGCCACACAAGAGACTGAACGAAATCGCATCTTTTGTAGAAGGGGGGTTGCAGGATTTCTCGATCTCGCGACTCAAAGAAAAAATGCCATGGGGTGTTGCGGTGCCGGGCGATGACGATCATGTGATGTATGTGTGGTTTGATGCGCTGACAAATTATATCTCCACTATCGGGTGGTTTGATGATGAGAAAAATTTTGAAAAATTCTGGGGTACGACTGATGCGCCAAACGCGATTCAAATTGCAGGAAAAGACAATCTGCGCCAGCAAAGCGCAATGTGGCAAGCGATGCTTATGGCGGCAGAATTGCCAACAAGCAAACAAATATTTATCAATGGGTTTATCGGTGTGGACGGACAAAAGATGAGCAAATCATTGGGCAATGTGATTGCACCAAAAGAAATGGTAGAAAAATACGGGGTAGACGGTACACGCTATCTCCTCCTCACCAAGAGCAACTTCGGCGAGGACAGGGACATTTCATGGGACAAAATGACGGCAAAATATAATGCTGATCTGGCAAACGGTCTGGGCAATCTCACGGCGCGCATCATCACGCTTGCAGGAGATTTGCAGTATGATGCAGAAAAGATCGAGCACATCGACCTCGCGGAAGATGTGAATGCAATGCAGATGAATCACGCATTGGAAAAAGTGTGGGAAAGGGTAACACGTGCCAACAAATTCATCGAGGACAACAAACCATGGGAATTGCGCAAAAACGATGAAGCAAAATTTACCGAAGTGATGGTCACACTATTGCAAGACCTGCATACGATCGCAGTTGCACTGCAACCATTTATGCCGGAATCATCAGAAAAGATCGTGAGCGCGCTCAAAACCCGCGAACGCGTAATCCTTTTTGGAAGGATATAA
- a CDS encoding helix-turn-helix domain-containing protein, translating into MSVNLTLKKLGLNEKEVRVYLALLRRGKTKPAELAKLTKLNRATLYHIAKGLVSSGIIAEDLSGKTLQYVSLPINDLKNILESDKRALKEKEDLVKRAVGELRLISSEKSYPVPKIRFIEEKDLEKFLFDNLVKWQKNVIASDGFWWGFQDHTFVENYPAWIAESWKTKESQHKNYLPQVFTNDSAPERRLKGKYQPKRHVKFLADTNFTATTWVCGNYIVMIHTRHTPFYLIEIHDEMMALNMREIFRKLWEIPTKEANKL; encoded by the coding sequence ATGTCAGTCAATCTAACACTCAAAAAATTGGGGCTTAATGAAAAAGAAGTGCGAGTATATCTCGCTTTGCTTCGGCGTGGAAAAACTAAACCTGCAGAATTGGCAAAACTGACCAAGCTCAACAGGGCAACGCTCTATCATATTGCCAAAGGCCTGGTTTCTTCAGGTATCATTGCCGAAGACTTGAGCGGTAAAACTTTGCAATATGTATCTTTGCCGATCAACGATCTGAAAAATATTTTAGAATCTGACAAAAGGGCATTAAAAGAGAAAGAGGATTTGGTCAAGCGGGCAGTTGGTGAGCTTCGACTTATTAGTTCAGAAAAATCATATCCCGTCCCCAAGATCAGATTTATAGAAGAGAAAGATCTGGAAAAGTTCTTGTTTGATAATTTGGTGAAGTGGCAAAAAAATGTCATTGCATCAGACGGTTTTTGGTGGGGTTTTCAAGACCACACGTTTGTTGAAAATTATCCCGCTTGGATCGCGGAGAGTTGGAAAACAAAGGAAAGTCAGCATAAAAATTATTTACCGCAAGTGTTTACAAATGATTCGGCTCCTGAGCGGAGATTAAAAGGGAAATACCAGCCAAAAAGACATGTCAAATTTTTGGCGGATACAAATTTTACAGCAACCACGTGGGTGTGTGGAAATTATATTGTCATGATCCATACGCGCCACACCCCTTTTTATCTCATTGAAATTCATGATGAAATGATGGCGCTTAATATGCGAGAAATATTTCGAAAGTTATGGGAAATTCCGACAAAAGAGGCGAATAAATTATAA
- a CDS encoding NUDIX domain-containing protein, translated as MKWIYQKNDVPVRDAGKKVRYKVTPAAYVIPVWQGKILLARRFQTGYEDGNYSLVAGHVERGETFVQCIVRETREEIGIIVQPDDLEMVHTMHRKIGKDSERVDLFFVTTRWQGEITNCEPHKCDDLLWCDGENLPQNTIPYIAQAVQMIINDVPYSEHGWR; from the coding sequence ATGAAATGGATCTATCAAAAAAATGATGTGCCGGTGCGGGATGCTGGTAAAAAGGTGCGTTATAAAGTGACGCCTGCAGCATATGTGATCCCTGTGTGGCAGGGGAAAATCTTGCTTGCGCGGCGATTTCAGACAGGGTATGAAGATGGCAATTATAGTCTGGTGGCGGGGCATGTGGAGCGGGGAGAAACGTTTGTACAATGCATTGTGCGGGAAACAAGGGAGGAGATCGGGATCATCGTGCAACCAGATGATTTGGAAATGGTGCATACAATGCATAGGAAAATAGGAAAAGATAGTGAGCGTGTGGATCTGTTTTTTGTGACAACGCGGTGGCAGGGCGAGATCACAAATTGTGAGCCTCATAAATGTGACGATCTTTTGTGGTGTGATGGTGAAAATTTGCCTCAAAACACCATTCCCTATATCGCGCAAGCGGTTCAAATGATCATCAATGATGTGCCATACAGTGAGCATGGGTGGCGTTGA
- a CDS encoding DUF5698 domain-containing protein — MVLFFVGVLEMIIVTLWTKMVVETRVIASGAVTMVNILIWYYVLQKIVDDISNWQLVLLYAVGCAVGTVISTYYFHMDEGAKARLIEQNNS, encoded by the coding sequence ATGGTACTATTTTTTGTTGGGGTTTTGGAGATGATTATTGTCACATTGTGGACCAAAATGGTTGTCGAAACCAGAGTGATCGCCAGTGGGGCGGTAACGATGGTAAATATCCTGATCTGGTACTATGTACTACAAAAGATCGTGGATGATATCAGCAACTGGCAACTGGTTCTCTTGTATGCCGTGGGGTGTGCTGTGGGAACTGTGATCAGTACATACTATTTCCACATGGACGAGGGAGCCAAAGCTCGCTTGATAGAACAAAATAATTCGTAA
- a CDS encoding DUF1653 domain-containing protein, whose product MENLKNGIYQHYKGKRYEVIGVARHSETLEELVVYRALYHSEECGDNAMWVRPKSMFCEMVEIGGVKKPRFQFIK is encoded by the coding sequence ATGGAAAATTTAAAAAATGGTATTTATCAGCACTATAAGGGGAAGCGGTACGAAGTGATCGGCGTGGCGCGCCATAGTGAGACATTGGAGGAGTTGGTGGTATATCGTGCGCTGTATCACTCGGAAGAATGTGGGGACAATGCGATGTGGGTACGGCCAAAGAGCATGTTTTGTGAGATGGTAGAGATCGGCGGAGTAAAAAAACCACGGTTTCAGTTTATTAAATAA
- a CDS encoding DNA alkylation repair protein: MAQKNILGDLRKELRKNADKDVKKSGERFFKEDVKFYGIKTATVAKIAKKYFSLIKDLQKKEIFDLCEELWQSGYMEESFIACNWSYSLRKNYEKKDLRVFEKWVKNYVSNWASCDTLCNHTIGTTVEMYPEHIADLKKWARSKNRWVRRASAVTLIVPAKKGKFLSDIFAIADILLTDSDDMVQKGYGWMLKVASQAHQKEVFDYVMQNKSVMPRTALRYAIEKMPKELKEQAMMRSV, encoded by the coding sequence ATGGCACAAAAAAATATTCTCGGAGACTTGCGCAAGGAATTGCGCAAAAATGCTGACAAAGACGTCAAAAAAAGTGGAGAGCGATTTTTTAAGGAGGATGTAAAGTTTTATGGTATCAAAACGGCGACAGTGGCAAAAATCGCAAAAAAATATTTTTCTTTGATCAAAGATCTGCAGAAAAAGGAAATCTTTGATCTTTGCGAAGAGTTGTGGCAATCAGGATATATGGAGGAGTCATTTATCGCATGCAATTGGTCATATTCCCTACGAAAGAATTATGAGAAGAAAGATCTCAGAGTTTTTGAAAAATGGGTAAAAAATTATGTATCAAACTGGGCATCATGTGACACATTGTGCAATCATACGATCGGCACGACCGTGGAAATGTATCCGGAGCATATCGCAGATCTCAAAAAGTGGGCACGATCCAAAAATCGTTGGGTGCGCCGAGCGTCGGCGGTGACGCTCATTGTGCCGGCAAAGAAAGGGAAATTTCTTTCGGATATTTTTGCAATTGCGGATATATTGCTTACAGACAGTGATGATATGGTGCAAAAAGGCTATGGATGGATGCTCAAAGTGGCAAGTCAGGCACATCAAAAAGAGGTCTTTGATTACGTGATGCAAAACAAATCTGTGATGCCACGCACAGCACTGCGTTATGCGATCGAAAAAATGCCCAAAGAGCTAAAAGAGCAGGCGATGATGAGGTCTGTATAG